The region TCGGCGGGCCGCACCGGAAGGAGCCACGGCAGCACCACGATGAGGGCATAGAAGCCCGGCACCCAGATCCAGTAGGTGCTGGCGAGCACCTGGCCCGGACCCCACAGGTCGGGCCACCGCCCGACGACCATCCACCAGCAGGCGGCCGCCGCCGCCGACGCCCCGCCGAGCCCGGCCGCCGCCATGATCCAGGCGGCCAGGTGGGCCCGGCGCAGCAGCGTCAGCCAGGCGACCACCCCGTAGATCGCGCCGACCATCAGGTCCACCAGCGTGTAGAGCATCCACGGGTCCCACGGCGGGGCGGCCACCCACCAACAGACCACCGAGCCGACGCTGAGCAGGGTGGTGATGGCGAGCACCGCCCACGCCGCGACCGGGGCTCGCCGGTCGACACCGGCGACCGTCATGGCCCCTCCCCCGGTCGGCCTCGTACGGGACCCGGTCCGGGCCCCCGCGCACCGTCCACAGTGCTGTCACCTGCCCCACTTGCCCATCCCGTGTCCAGACGAGAATCTCGACAGGTCGGAGAAGAAGGACACCGAAGGGGCGTCCCGGTCCACCAGTGACCGGAGTCCCGACCGACCGGGACAGTCGCCGCCCGTTGGCGCTCGACGAGGATGTCGTATTGACGAGACTGCCCGCGCACCGAGAGTTATTTCCGCAGGTCAGAACGAACATGAACAGCCTGTTCGCGTTTGCCGGACCACCGCCTTCCGGATAAGGATGGGTCAGTTCGAGCGCGGGTCCGCCATCGACCGACACACCGAGCAGCGCACCAACCGGTGCGCCGTTCGGCGTGCGCGCCGAACATTCTCACCACCGAAAAGGGGAGGACCCAATGACAATTCTGGTGACCGGCGCGACCGGACACGTGGGCCGGCTCGTGGTCGAGCGGCTGGTCGAGGCCGGCGCGCGGGTACGTGCGATGACCCGCGCGCCCCGGTCGGCCCGGTTCCCGGCCGGCGTCGAGGTGGTGCACGGCGACCTCGCCGAGCCGCCGACCCTGGCGGGCGCCCTGGCCGGCGTCGATCGGATGTACCTCTTTCCGGTTGCCCAGACCGCGCGCGAGGTGGTCGATCAGGCGAAGCGCGCCGGCGTACGACGTTTCGTGGTGCTCTCCTCCGGTGCGGTGACCGGCGGCTTCGACACCGACTTCCACCTTCCGGTGGAGCGGGCGGTGGAAGAGTCCGGTCTGGAGTGGACGCACGTGCGCCCCGGCGAGTTCATGCTGAACCGGCTCTGGCTGTGGGGTCCGTCCATCCGGTCCGAGAGCGTGGTCCACGAGCCCTTTCCCGAGGTGTCGTGGTGTCCGGTGCACGAGCGTGACATCGCCGAGGTCGCCGCCGCCGCGCTGCTGCGGGACGGGCACCACGGCAGGGCGTACGACCTGAACGGGCCGGAGCTGATCAGCCGCCGGGACCAGGTGCGCGCCATCGCGTCGGCGATCGGTCGCTACGTACGGCTGGACGTGGTGACCCCCGCGCAGGCCCGGGAGATCTACCTGAAGCAGGGCGGCTTCGCCGCGGACAACGCCGACTTCCTGCTCGGGTTCGAGACCTACTCGGGCGACGAGGCCGACCCGGAGTCGATCGAGGAGCTGGACCTCGCCACCCTCGGCCCGCTGCCCACGGCGGAGCAGGTGACCGGGCGCCCCGGCCGTTCGTTCGCGCAGTGGGCCCGCGACCACGCCGTGGACCTGCGCGCCGATCACCATCGAATTGCGTGAATTCGTTCGGCTACTCTGGGCAGGACCTTCCGAGGTCGGGTACCGGATGCCGGAAGAGGGTGCGGGATGGGGGAAGCCGGCCGGGAGGTGTTGGTCCGGTTCGTCGACGAACTCCGGCGGCTTCGGCAGCTCGCCGGCGCACCGTCACTGAACGCACTGGTCGCGGTCTCCGCCCGGTTGCGGCAGCCACTCGCCCGGTCCACCCTCAGCGACAAGCTCAACGCCAAGTCACTGCCCGACTGGCCGTTCGTCGCCGCGTACGTCAGCGCCTGCTCCGCGTACGCCGAACAGGCCGGCACCCCGTTGCCGGCCGAACTGACCGACCTGGCCCGCTGGGACGCGGAGCACTGGCGGCTGTTGCGGGCGGCGGACGGCCTGCGGGCGAGTGACCGGGTCGCCGGCGCGGCCCACAGCGAGATCGGTCGTCGGGCCTCCCACAGCGAGGTCGGTCGTCGGGCCTCCCACAGCGAGGTCGGTCGTCGGGCCGCCGGCACCACACCACAGCGGCGGCCGGAGGCGTCGGCCCCGGAGCAACAACCCGTCACCCGGGCATGGGTCGTGCCCCGGCAACTACCGGCGGCGGTGCGGCACTTCGCCGGCCGGACGGCACAGGTCGCCGCCCTGACCGGGCTGCTCACCGAGCCGGCGGGCGCACCCGGCACGGTGCTGATCTCGGCGATCGGCGGTACGGCCGGGGTCGGCAAGACCGCGCTCGCGCTGCACTGGGCGCACCGGGTGGCGGACCGGTTCCCGGACGGGCAGCTCTACGTCGACCTGCGCGGTTTCGACGCCACCGCACCGATCCTGAGCCCGGACGAGGCGATCCGGGGTTTTCTGGACGCCCTCGGAGTGCCGCCGGAGCGTGTCCCGGTCGGGCTCACCGCGCAGGCGGCGCTCTACCGCAGCCTGCTGGCGGGCCGGCGGATGCTGGTGCTGCTGGACAACGCCCGCGACGCCGACCAGGTGCGACCGCTGCTGCCCGGCTCGACGGGTTGCCTGGTGGTGGTGACCAGTCGCAACCAGCTACCGGGACTCGTCGCGGCCGAGGGAGCGCATCCGCTCGTCCTGGACCTGCTGCCGGCGGCGGAGTCGCGGGAGCTGCTGTCCCGCCGGCTCGGGCCGGACCGGGTGGCGCGGGAACCGGACGCGGTGGACCGGATCGCCGCCGCCTCGGCCGGGCTGCCGCTGGCACTGTCCATCGTGGCCGCACGGGCGGCGACCCACCCGGAGTTCGGCCTGGGCCGGCTGGCCGACGAGTTGCAGGGCGGCCGGGGCAGCCTCGACGGGTTCACCGGGGGCGAGGCGACCGCCGACGTACGGGCGGTCTTCTCCTGGTCCTGTCGCGGCCTGGACCCGCCGACCGCGCGGCTGTTCCGCCTGCTCGGGCTGCACCCCGGCCCGGACCTGTCGATCGCGGCCGCCGCCAGCCTCACCGGGGTTCCGGTCGCCGGGGTACGGGCACCGCTGGCCGCGCTGACCCGGGCGAACCTGCTGGCCGAACCCCTGCCCGGCCGGTACGCGCTGCACGACCTCCTGCGTGCCTACGCGCTCGAACAGCTCGACACCAACGATCCCGACCCGGTACGCGAAGCGGCGCTGGGCCGGCTGTTCGACCACTACCTGCACACCGCGCACGCCGCCGACCTGCTGCTCTACCAGCACCGGGACTCGATCTGCCTGCCGGCCGTGCACGACGGGGTGGTCACCCCCGAACTGGCCGACCGGGACCAGGCCTGGGCCTGGCTGAGCGCCGAGCACCGGGCGCTGCTGGCCGCCACCGCACTCGCCGCCGGCACCGGCTTCGACACCCACGCCTGGCAGCTCGCCTGCACCCTGAACACGTACCTCGACCGGTTGGGTGCCTGGCAGGAGCAGTCCGGCGTACAGCAGCTCGCGCTGGAGGCCGCGACCCGGGCCGGCGACCGCAACGGCCAGGCCCGGGTCCACCGCAACCGGGCGGTGGCGTGCCTGCGGTTGGGCAACCACGACGAGGCCCGCGCCCACCTGGACCGGTCCCTCGACCTGTACGGTCAGCTCGGCGACCACGTCGGCAGCGCCCGTACCCAGCTCAACCTCGGCATCCTCGCCGAACGTCAGGGCCACTACCGACCGGCGCTCGACCA is a window of Micromonospora sp. NBC_01699 DNA encoding:
- a CDS encoding NAD(P)H-binding protein is translated as MTILVTGATGHVGRLVVERLVEAGARVRAMTRAPRSARFPAGVEVVHGDLAEPPTLAGALAGVDRMYLFPVAQTAREVVDQAKRAGVRRFVVLSSGAVTGGFDTDFHLPVERAVEESGLEWTHVRPGEFMLNRLWLWGPSIRSESVVHEPFPEVSWCPVHERDIAEVAAAALLRDGHHGRAYDLNGPELISRRDQVRAIASAIGRYVRLDVVTPAQAREIYLKQGGFAADNADFLLGFETYSGDEADPESIEELDLATLGPLPTAEQVTGRPGRSFAQWARDHAVDLRADHHRIA
- a CDS encoding ATP-binding protein encodes the protein MGEAGREVLVRFVDELRRLRQLAGAPSLNALVAVSARLRQPLARSTLSDKLNAKSLPDWPFVAAYVSACSAYAEQAGTPLPAELTDLARWDAEHWRLLRAADGLRASDRVAGAAHSEIGRRASHSEVGRRASHSEVGRRAAGTTPQRRPEASAPEQQPVTRAWVVPRQLPAAVRHFAGRTAQVAALTGLLTEPAGAPGTVLISAIGGTAGVGKTALALHWAHRVADRFPDGQLYVDLRGFDATAPILSPDEAIRGFLDALGVPPERVPVGLTAQAALYRSLLAGRRMLVLLDNARDADQVRPLLPGSTGCLVVVTSRNQLPGLVAAEGAHPLVLDLLPAAESRELLSRRLGPDRVAREPDAVDRIAAASAGLPLALSIVAARAATHPEFGLGRLADELQGGRGSLDGFTGGEATADVRAVFSWSCRGLDPPTARLFRLLGLHPGPDLSIAAAASLTGVPVAGVRAPLAALTRANLLAEPLPGRYALHDLLRAYALEQLDTNDPDPVREAALGRLFDHYLHTAHAADLLLYQHRDSICLPAVHDGVVTPELADRDQAWAWLSAEHRALLAATALAAGTGFDTHAWQLACTLNTYLDRLGAWQEQSGVQQLALEAATRAGDRNGQARVHRNRAVACLRLGNHDEARAHLDRSLDLYGQLGDHVGSARTQLNLGILAERQGHYRPALDHAQRAFDLFEAAGHTQGAANALNNIGWYHIQLGDHRRALGYCERALVAQQRTGNRYWQAHTWDSLGYAHHHLGHHREAVDCYEHALALWQEAGERYFEATTWTHLGDTHHVAGTPDRAGTAWRQAVDILDRLGHPDAAQVRRKLPPDSDE